One window of the Lysobacter sp. S4-A87 genome contains the following:
- a CDS encoding protein N-lysine methyltransferase family protein — translation MPGYTTRNQIELVGGHDYRLRVLSDKQQYSDPDGHGERLGISSAQWSLFGQVWPAGRLLAQAMHRFDVVDKRVLELGCGIGLASLVLQWRGANVVASDMHPLAESFLAYNAALNALPALHYRQLLWDVPLPTLGHFDLIIASDVLYELDHALLLANVVERHALPAAEIVVTDPGRGHSTRFTRLLATQGFVLVEERCPMDDNDLPPYRGRLLHYSRRAPAKPD, via the coding sequence ATGCCGGGCTATACAACCCGAAACCAGATCGAGCTCGTCGGCGGGCACGACTATCGCCTGCGTGTTCTCAGCGACAAGCAGCAGTACTCGGACCCCGACGGCCATGGCGAGCGGCTGGGCATTTCCTCCGCGCAGTGGAGCCTGTTTGGCCAGGTATGGCCGGCCGGACGCCTGCTCGCGCAGGCCATGCACCGCTTCGACGTTGTCGACAAGCGCGTCCTGGAGCTGGGCTGCGGCATCGGCCTGGCCAGCCTGGTGCTGCAATGGCGCGGCGCGAACGTCGTCGCATCGGACATGCACCCGCTGGCAGAGTCCTTCCTCGCGTACAACGCTGCACTCAACGCGCTGCCTGCATTGCACTATCGGCAACTGCTCTGGGACGTACCGCTACCGACGCTGGGGCATTTCGATCTGATCATCGCCAGCGACGTGCTGTATGAACTCGATCACGCATTGCTGCTGGCAAACGTGGTCGAAAGGCATGCGCTGCCGGCGGCCGAAATCGTGGTCACCGATCCCGGCCGCGGCCACAGCACCCGCTTCACCCGCCTGTTGGCAACGCAGGGGTTCGTGCTGGTCGAGGAGCGCTGCCCGATGGACGACAACGACCTGCCACCGTACCGGGGACGGTTGCTGCATTACTCGCGCCGCGCGCCCGCAAAACCGGATTGA
- a CDS encoding TetR/AcrR family transcriptional regulator C-terminal domain-containing protein, which yields MTAIEEPTRRPSDRRCAILQEVSDALRMANDGATSIEAFLAGTSVSQREVIDEFGSMDDLVIALVENIVAFMLEPLDESPTEATFMRQLVAYGRRVTDEYADLRLKNLYRIAITDTIRDSRMKGEFYRRGPHVVQSELARFFRSAQLAGVRLDLDSRRLAGHFMAYLRVGWDLSGTGPQADGSQPADGVGRRVEGFLKGIRPESNDACTAVHDQR from the coding sequence ATGACTGCAATTGAAGAACCGACCCGGCGGCCGAGCGACCGCCGCTGCGCAATCCTCCAGGAAGTGTCGGACGCACTTCGCATGGCCAACGATGGTGCGACCAGCATCGAGGCATTCCTCGCCGGCACCTCCGTGTCGCAACGGGAGGTCATCGACGAATTCGGCAGCATGGATGACCTCGTCATCGCCCTGGTGGAGAACATCGTCGCCTTCATGCTCGAGCCACTGGACGAGTCACCGACGGAAGCGACCTTCATGCGCCAGCTGGTCGCCTACGGCCGTCGCGTCACGGACGAGTACGCCGACCTGCGCCTGAAGAACCTCTATCGGATCGCGATAACGGACACCATCCGGGATTCGCGCATGAAAGGAGAGTTCTATCGGCGCGGACCCCATGTCGTGCAGAGCGAGCTGGCCCGGTTCTTCCGCTCCGCGCAGCTGGCCGGCGTGAGGCTCGATCTGGACAGTCGTCGCCTCGCCGGCCACTTCATGGCCTATCTGCGCGTCGGCTGGGACTTGTCTGGCACGGGCCCGCAAGCGGATGGATCACAGCCTGCGGACGGCGTCGGCCGGCGGGTCGAGGGGTTTCTCAAAGGCATTCGACCGGAATCGAACGATGCGTGCACTGCTGTCCATGATCAACGCTGA
- a CDS encoding aspartate aminotransferase family protein, whose product MRDVNLDSVPGAGETRSAAARDDRLHVLHSWSSHGALDPVVVTGASGLHFHDESGRRWLDFSSQLVNVNVGHQHPKLIAAIQAQAQTLCTIAPYHANEATSEAARLIAEVAPGDLNRVFFTNGGAEAIENAIRMARLHTGRHKVLTAYRSYHGATAGAITATGDPRRWASEPGAPGFARFWGPYPYRSAFHAADAEQECERALAHLADTIMVEGAQGIAAIVLEPVIGSSGVLVPPDGYLQGVRALCDRHGILLIADEVMVGFGRCGEWFAIDRWKVVPDLITFAKGVNSGYVPLGGVIMSDAIAASFESRAYPGGLTYSGHPLACAAAVACIGIYKEEGIIEHARRLGDEVFAPALKAMQARHPSVGDVRGLGAFWAIELVRDRATREPLVPFNAAGADNAPMAAFAAACRQRGLWPFVVGNRLHVAPPLIIDETTLREGLAIIDEALETADRYCVG is encoded by the coding sequence ATGCGTGACGTGAACCTTGATAGCGTGCCCGGCGCGGGCGAAACGCGGTCGGCCGCTGCCCGCGACGACCGACTGCATGTCCTGCATTCGTGGTCCTCGCACGGGGCGCTGGATCCTGTCGTCGTTACCGGCGCGTCGGGGCTCCACTTCCACGACGAGAGCGGGCGCCGCTGGCTCGATTTCTCCAGCCAGCTGGTCAACGTCAACGTCGGTCACCAGCACCCGAAGCTCATCGCCGCGATCCAGGCGCAGGCACAGACGCTGTGCACGATCGCGCCCTACCACGCCAACGAAGCCACCAGCGAAGCGGCGCGGCTGATCGCGGAGGTCGCTCCGGGCGATCTCAACCGGGTCTTCTTCACCAACGGCGGCGCCGAAGCGATCGAGAACGCGATCCGCATGGCGCGCCTGCACACGGGACGCCACAAGGTCCTGACCGCATACCGCAGCTACCACGGCGCGACGGCTGGAGCGATCACCGCGACCGGTGATCCGCGCCGCTGGGCGTCGGAGCCGGGTGCTCCCGGTTTCGCCCGGTTCTGGGGTCCGTACCCGTATCGCTCCGCATTCCACGCAGCCGACGCCGAGCAGGAGTGCGAGCGCGCGCTGGCGCATCTGGCCGACACGATCATGGTGGAGGGCGCGCAGGGCATCGCTGCGATCGTGCTGGAACCGGTGATCGGTTCCAGCGGCGTGCTGGTGCCACCCGACGGCTACCTGCAAGGCGTGCGTGCCCTGTGCGACCGGCACGGCATCCTGCTGATCGCCGATGAGGTCATGGTCGGTTTCGGTCGCTGTGGCGAATGGTTCGCGATCGATCGCTGGAAAGTCGTGCCTGACCTGATCACGTTCGCCAAAGGGGTGAACTCGGGATACGTGCCACTGGGCGGCGTGATCATGAGTGACGCGATCGCCGCCAGTTTCGAGTCGCGTGCCTATCCGGGCGGATTGACCTACTCGGGCCATCCCCTGGCCTGCGCGGCAGCAGTCGCGTGCATCGGGATCTACAAGGAGGAGGGCATCATCGAACATGCCCGACGCCTGGGTGACGAGGTGTTCGCACCGGCGCTGAAGGCAATGCAGGCCCGGCACCCGTCGGTCGGCGACGTGCGCGGTCTCGGTGCGTTCTGGGCGATCGAGCTGGTGCGCGATCGCGCGACGCGCGAACCGCTCGTGCCGTTCAACGCCGCCGGCGCCGACAACGCACCGATGGCGGCATTCGCCGCCGCCTGCAGGCAACGCGGACTGTGGCCGTTCGTGGTGGGCAACCGTTTGCACGTGGCGCCGCCGCTGATCATCGACGAGACGACGTTGCGCGAGGGTCTGGCGATCATTGACGAGGCGCTGGAGACTGCCGATCGCTATTGCGTCGGGTAG
- a CDS encoding HlyD family secretion protein, with protein MSPDARFRAWMLGSLALTGLSFLYYLVADIHMPVSPEARLTYHVTQVAPDVSGRVVDVGIRNNQKVERGQLLFRVDPDTYRTAVHDAELLVEQAMQDNTQLDATIAAATAEVRRAQANADDAGRELRRYRELVDERYVSRSALDQAQARSDVSHAALQSARAALNAARAQRGSDGDRSLRLRRARNVLANAQLNLRRSEVFALAPGIVSNMRLEAGAYAQAGAPKVALISTTPNLQADFREKALLHVEDGTLAQVAFDALPGRLFDAVVTSLDAGVARGQIDPDGRLASTDQSDRWVRDAERVRVNLRLLETPPRQLITGARATVQLHPQSSGLRHWLGRVQIRVITLLHYVY; from the coding sequence ATGAGCCCCGACGCCCGCTTTCGTGCCTGGATGCTCGGTTCGCTGGCATTGACCGGCCTGAGCTTCCTCTACTACCTCGTCGCCGACATCCACATGCCGGTGTCGCCCGAAGCACGCCTGACCTACCACGTGACCCAGGTCGCTCCCGACGTCAGCGGCCGCGTGGTCGATGTCGGCATCCGCAACAACCAGAAGGTCGAGCGCGGCCAGCTGCTGTTCCGGGTCGACCCCGACACCTATCGCACCGCCGTCCACGATGCCGAGCTGTTGGTCGAGCAGGCCATGCAGGACAACACGCAGCTCGATGCCACGATTGCGGCAGCCACTGCAGAGGTCCGTCGCGCCCAGGCCAACGCCGACGATGCCGGGCGCGAGCTTCGCCGTTATCGCGAACTGGTCGATGAGCGCTATGTATCGCGCTCGGCCCTGGACCAGGCCCAGGCACGTTCCGACGTGTCCCATGCTGCGCTGCAGTCCGCGCGGGCCGCACTCAATGCCGCCCGTGCCCAGCGTGGCAGCGATGGCGACCGCAGCCTTCGGCTGCGCCGCGCGCGCAATGTCCTGGCCAACGCGCAACTCAACCTGCGCCGCTCGGAAGTGTTCGCCCTGGCACCGGGCATCGTCAGCAACATGCGACTGGAAGCCGGCGCCTATGCCCAGGCCGGTGCGCCGAAGGTGGCCCTGATCAGCACCACCCCCAACCTGCAGGCGGACTTCCGCGAGAAGGCGCTGCTGCACGTCGAAGACGGAACGCTGGCCCAGGTCGCGTTTGATGCCTTGCCGGGCCGGTTGTTCGATGCCGTGGTCACCTCGCTCGATGCCGGCGTGGCCCGCGGCCAGATCGACCCGGACGGCCGCCTCGCCTCCACCGATCAGAGCGACCGCTGGGTCCGCGACGCCGAGCGCGTGCGCGTGAACCTTCGCCTGCTCGAGACGCCGCCCCGCCAGCTCATCACCGGGGCGCGCGCCACGGTGCAGTTGCATCCGCAATCCAGCGGCCTGCGGCATTGGCTGGGACGCGTGCAGATACGCGTGATCACCCTGCTCCACTATGTCTACTGA
- a CDS encoding TetR/AcrR family transcriptional regulator C-terminal domain-containing protein has product MRALLSMINAEQIGRTAVTIPRPVRGTWPITDAKDTDAIEVDANGSPVSIEASTWFICFVPGLRRQWWHRFADARHKHVFALRSLGDGNWLLVEPWWTRLMVNVLTLDQAVKFLRWGASGDILKVRESIPGRGSQMRGWSNCSVLMSFLLGRSYWTWTPNGLFRKLRREPDVEQVNVHQLLREYFLVEANRNANAALKASRVRQGERFDEVLVELGMRVFSAMTSSAAIGLHKAAVSEHGRFGDAADAFWTFGPERAVEHIRGVLLDPRIRSEVRPDDCDAAARAFLAMLRSNLYLEIVFGLRPSLDMGEVREHVMSVVDVFLRGAWLTGALPVASVAEPRALVSDAGPPAANLLIHEIGASVRESVRSDDWQSVSAWAEAL; this is encoded by the coding sequence ATGCGTGCACTGCTGTCCATGATCAACGCTGAGCAGATTGGTCGCACGGCGGTGACTATTCCGCGGCCGGTGCGCGGCACGTGGCCGATCACCGATGCGAAGGACACCGACGCCATCGAAGTGGACGCCAATGGATCGCCGGTATCGATCGAGGCCAGCACCTGGTTCATCTGCTTCGTGCCCGGGCTGAGGCGGCAATGGTGGCACCGGTTCGCCGATGCCCGGCACAAGCACGTCTTCGCGCTGCGGTCACTTGGCGATGGCAACTGGCTGCTGGTGGAACCGTGGTGGACGCGGTTGATGGTCAACGTGCTCACCCTGGACCAGGCGGTGAAGTTCCTGCGCTGGGGCGCGTCGGGCGACATCCTGAAGGTGCGCGAATCGATACCCGGCCGTGGCAGCCAGATGCGCGGATGGTCGAACTGCAGCGTGCTGATGTCGTTCCTGCTGGGACGCTCCTACTGGACGTGGACGCCGAACGGCCTGTTCCGCAAGCTGCGACGGGAACCCGACGTGGAGCAGGTCAATGTCCACCAGCTCCTGCGCGAGTACTTCCTCGTCGAGGCGAACAGGAATGCCAATGCAGCGCTGAAGGCCTCGCGCGTCCGCCAGGGCGAGCGCTTCGACGAGGTGCTGGTCGAGCTGGGAATGCGGGTCTTCAGCGCGATGACATCGTCTGCGGCGATCGGCTTGCACAAGGCCGCTGTCTCCGAGCATGGCCGATTCGGCGATGCGGCCGATGCGTTCTGGACGTTCGGCCCCGAGCGTGCCGTGGAACACATCCGCGGTGTCCTGCTCGATCCCAGGATCCGCAGCGAAGTTCGCCCGGATGATTGCGATGCCGCCGCGCGGGCGTTCCTTGCAATGCTGCGCAGCAACCTCTACCTGGAAATCGTGTTTGGTCTGCGCCCGTCGCTGGACATGGGCGAGGTCCGTGAGCACGTGATGTCCGTCGTCGACGTGTTCCTGCGCGGAGCGTGGCTGACGGGTGCCTTGCCCGTCGCGTCTGTTGCGGAGCCGCGTGCCCTGGTTTCGGATGCCGGCCCGCCGGCCGCCAACCTGCTGATCCATGAGATCGGAGCCTCGGTGCGTGAGTCGGTCCGCAGCGACGACTGGCAATCGGTTTCCGCATGGGCCGAGGCGCTGTGA
- a CDS encoding alpha/beta fold hydrolase: MKHLFARKIELALPALLVMVVLGVALLVVTALWEPEVSTGPMTPAGYIALKRGDTITTGRLSVATRETFNVTGLAKGPCASVSRACIDALVASPGISEEKRQSALAELWIAHAMAMDSSAMNSSAMNSSTDAGNAALLDSWMEAARHSYAYLFLTERASSDRAFDERQTQVRDYYNLATENAARILFALARHTPRSGTGDHMTLGAWNVQVDMAGIRFPGNARRPSELIPASSLSFAGLRSIYRRDGLGAELLAVTPTSPRSVGNAMPPLKFGSTRLQPSQWGKGVWGEMNSPVISVLTRFPGKDLAQVLATHDATLTLLDPYRHSAVNLQGQSVPLAANFTAGYGWWLARSGFYQQSLDSLLGRANGIDRPHLYMIQPFDPDRRIILMLHGLASSPEGWANVANELMGDEELRQNFQIWQVYYPTNVPLVFNHYAIRQTLQSALHHFDPDGTSVASHDMVLVGHSMGGMMARLMVSSSGDALVQMVRDDHDLDDAELKRVLASVRPALVFDPIPNAGRVIFLATPHRGTHAAGSWWARTLSAPLRLPAELTGGVRQLLDAPGPANRRKRKDLANSVRNLDAASPFIRAVAQMPISPAVQCHSIIARRNGNGPLQASTDGLVPYWSSHLPSASSEVAVISDHSVQKDAASIIELRRILHEDIRQHARL; encoded by the coding sequence ATGAAGCATCTGTTTGCCCGCAAGATCGAACTGGCGTTGCCGGCCCTGCTGGTGATGGTGGTGCTGGGCGTGGCCCTGCTGGTGGTGACGGCGCTGTGGGAGCCGGAAGTCAGCACCGGCCCGATGACGCCGGCCGGCTACATCGCACTCAAGCGCGGCGACACCATCACGACCGGAAGGCTCAGCGTGGCGACCCGCGAGACGTTCAACGTGACCGGTCTGGCGAAAGGCCCCTGCGCCAGCGTTTCGCGCGCCTGCATCGACGCACTCGTCGCCAGCCCCGGCATCAGCGAAGAGAAGCGCCAGTCGGCGTTGGCCGAGCTGTGGATCGCGCACGCGATGGCCATGGACTCAAGCGCCATGAACTCAAGCGCCATGAACTCAAGCACGGATGCCGGCAACGCTGCCCTGCTCGATTCGTGGATGGAAGCGGCACGCCACAGCTACGCCTACCTGTTTCTAACGGAGCGCGCGTCATCCGACCGCGCCTTCGACGAACGCCAGACGCAGGTGCGCGATTACTACAACCTCGCCACCGAGAACGCGGCCCGGATCCTGTTTGCGCTGGCCAGGCATACCCCCCGGTCAGGGACCGGGGACCACATGACACTGGGCGCCTGGAACGTGCAGGTGGACATGGCCGGGATCCGGTTCCCCGGAAACGCCAGGCGCCCCAGCGAGCTGATCCCGGCCTCGTCGTTGTCGTTCGCCGGCTTGCGCAGCATCTACCGGCGCGACGGCCTCGGCGCCGAACTGCTGGCGGTGACACCCACGTCGCCTCGCAGCGTCGGCAACGCCATGCCACCACTGAAGTTCGGCAGCACGCGTCTGCAACCATCGCAATGGGGCAAGGGCGTATGGGGCGAGATGAACTCACCGGTCATCTCCGTGCTGACCCGGTTCCCGGGCAAGGACCTGGCCCAGGTGCTGGCCACCCACGACGCCACGCTGACCCTGCTCGACCCGTACCGGCATTCGGCAGTGAACCTGCAGGGACAATCGGTGCCGCTCGCCGCCAACTTCACGGCCGGCTATGGATGGTGGCTGGCGCGTTCGGGGTTCTATCAGCAGTCGCTCGACAGCCTGCTGGGCCGGGCCAACGGCATCGATCGCCCGCACCTTTACATGATCCAGCCCTTCGATCCGGACCGCCGCATCATCCTGATGCTGCACGGCCTGGCCAGCAGCCCGGAGGGCTGGGCCAACGTTGCAAACGAGCTGATGGGCGACGAGGAACTGCGGCAGAACTTCCAGATATGGCAGGTCTATTACCCAACCAACGTCCCCCTCGTGTTCAACCACTACGCGATCCGGCAGACCCTGCAATCGGCGCTCCACCATTTCGACCCCGACGGCACATCGGTGGCGTCCCATGACATGGTGCTGGTCGGACACAGCATGGGCGGCATGATGGCGCGCCTGATGGTGTCATCGTCCGGCGACGCGCTGGTGCAGATGGTGCGCGACGACCACGACCTCGACGATGCCGAACTCAAGCGCGTGCTTGCCAGCGTCAGGCCGGCGCTGGTCTTCGATCCCATTCCCAATGCCGGGCGTGTGATCTTCCTGGCAACGCCGCATCGGGGTACGCACGCTGCCGGCAGCTGGTGGGCACGCACGCTGTCGGCGCCGTTGCGCCTGCCTGCGGAGCTGACCGGCGGCGTGCGTCAGCTGCTGGACGCTCCCGGCCCGGCGAACCGACGCAAGCGCAAGGACCTGGCCAACAGTGTCCGCAATCTCGACGCCGCCAGCCCCTTCATCCGTGCGGTCGCGCAGATGCCGATCTCGCCCGCCGTGCAATGCCACTCCATCATCGCCCGGCGAAACGGCAATGGCCCGCTCCAGGCGTCGACCGATGGGCTGGTGCCTTACTGGAGTTCGCATCTGCCGTCGGCTTCATCGGAGGTGGCGGTCATCTCCGACCACAGCGTCCAGAAGGACGCCGCCAGCATCATCGAACTGCGGCGCATCCTGCACGAGGACATTCGCCAGCACGCCCGGCTCTGA
- a CDS encoding manganese efflux pump MntP family protein gives MNPVSIVLLGLAMSTDAFAAALGKGAGMLRPRWPQALRIGLIFGVVEGLTPIIGWLLGTAASRHIEAWDHWIAFGMLGALGLHMIYKAATDQDAAEAAAVGGRRDGLWSIALTGLATSIDAMAVGVGLAFVEVNILIVAVVIGLCTVTMVTLGIMAGRVLGTLIGKRAEMAGGVILILVGATILYEHLHAAAG, from the coding sequence ATGAATCCGGTATCGATCGTGCTGCTGGGCCTGGCCATGTCCACCGATGCCTTTGCCGCGGCATTGGGCAAGGGCGCGGGCATGCTCAGGCCGCGCTGGCCACAAGCGCTGCGAATCGGGCTGATATTCGGCGTCGTCGAAGGCCTGACGCCGATCATAGGCTGGCTGCTGGGCACTGCCGCCTCGCGCCATATCGAGGCATGGGACCACTGGATCGCCTTCGGCATGCTCGGGGCGCTGGGACTCCACATGATCTACAAGGCCGCGACCGACCAGGATGCAGCTGAAGCAGCGGCAGTCGGCGGACGCAGGGATGGGCTGTGGTCGATCGCCCTGACCGGCCTGGCGACCAGCATCGACGCCATGGCCGTCGGTGTCGGCCTGGCGTTCGTGGAGGTGAACATCCTGATCGTGGCCGTCGTCATCGGACTGTGCACCGTCACGATGGTGACGCTGGGGATCATGGCCGGCCGGGTGCTGGGCACGCTGATCGGCAAGCGCGCCGAGATGGCCGGCGGCGTCATCCTGATCCTGGTGGGCGCCACGATCCTCTACGAACACCTGCATGCCGCAGCCGGCTGA
- a CDS encoding transposase: MVRYRRNHVAGATYFFTVTLRNRRGDALVRNIDLLRESWRCAMKRVPHEVIAAVVLPDHLHAVLTMQDNRDDYSRLWQEIKKGFTRRLGAPSPWQSRFWEHTIRSESDLSAHVDYVHFNPVKHGLVASVSAWPQSTFHRYVRSGQLPADWAGSREFPQGFGER; this comes from the coding sequence ATGGTGCGATACCGCCGCAACCACGTCGCCGGAGCGACGTACTTCTTCACCGTGACCCTGCGCAACCGGCGCGGCGACGCGCTGGTTCGGAACATCGACCTCCTGCGTGAATCCTGGCGATGCGCTATGAAGCGGGTGCCGCACGAAGTCATAGCCGCGGTGGTACTACCCGACCACCTGCATGCGGTACTCACGATGCAGGACAACCGCGACGACTACTCGCGCCTGTGGCAGGAGATCAAGAAAGGGTTCACTCGGCGCCTTGGCGCACCGTCGCCCTGGCAGTCCCGCTTCTGGGAGCATACGATCCGATCGGAGTCAGACTTGTCGGCACATGTGGATTATGTGCACTTCAATCCGGTGAAGCATGGATTGGTTGCGTCGGTTTCGGCTTGGCCACAATCGACGTTTCATCGATATGTGCGAAGCGGGCAATTGCCGGCCGATTGGGCGGGTAGCAGGGAGTTTCCGCAGGGTTTCGGTGAACGGTGA
- a CDS encoding DUF4136 domain-containing protein, with amino-acid sequence MSKSATSLPGARYAWVAMPPQLAAEFDTRVQDPKLRQRMEASLDKALQAKGYRRTEDIRQADIAVAYRVGVRDTEETTVRDTGLASANEAGVQCKAGGCSQIVTKGANGVPAVKLDTKDIVEGGLLVEVLQPDDIRVLWRALYRGSVQAKHRGPVNLDDVAAKTLAELPGASKRTP; translated from the coding sequence GTGTCAAAGTCCGCGACCTCCCTGCCAGGCGCCCGCTACGCCTGGGTGGCCATGCCACCGCAACTGGCGGCAGAGTTCGACACGCGCGTCCAGGACCCGAAACTGCGACAGCGCATGGAGGCGTCGCTGGACAAGGCGCTCCAGGCCAAGGGCTACCGGCGCACCGAAGACATCCGCCAGGCCGATATCGCCGTTGCCTACCGCGTCGGCGTACGTGACACCGAGGAAACCACGGTGCGCGACACCGGCTTGGCCAGCGCGAACGAGGCAGGCGTCCAATGCAAGGCCGGTGGTTGCTCGCAGATCGTGACCAAGGGCGCCAACGGCGTGCCGGCGGTGAAGCTGGATACCAAGGATATCGTCGAAGGCGGACTGCTGGTGGAAGTGCTGCAGCCGGACGATATCCGGGTGCTGTGGCGCGCCCTCTATCGCGGATCGGTGCAGGCCAAGCACCGCGGCCCGGTCAACCTCGATGATGTCGCTGCAAAAACCCTGGCGGAGCTGCCTGGCGCTTCGAAACGCACGCCCTGA
- a CDS encoding iron-containing redox enzyme family protein produces the protein MGDEQSRETATRWSTQSEMQPCCEKYARVELSRVGRMTLLKSLGAQATPSFESGVMHSGALDRQSFWQFADAAKEATEALAAQKMAVLPQLSIEDLRQVCTQYRFFTIDYISDLALLVAKLPFGGLRSLLSEILAEELGEGDPDKAHPAIYDRFLATIGVEPAQLHRSLPANRANLDSLTRQLSARSSAFGVGLRGMGGECLCQTYLSVMFEHLQTHPYMREHADRIDWEFWTIHTGEQDIIHGELTRQAIDDYIRHEPGALSELAQGYECSITAWNQFWQNIFDACRTRPGSVS, from the coding sequence ATGGGTGATGAACAATCGCGCGAAACTGCGACACGCTGGTCAACGCAGAGTGAAATGCAACCGTGCTGTGAGAAGTATGCTCGCGTCGAACTCTCCAGGGTTGGACGAATGACATTGCTGAAGAGCTTGGGCGCGCAGGCAACACCCTCTTTCGAATCCGGCGTGATGCACTCCGGTGCGTTGGATCGACAGAGCTTCTGGCAATTCGCCGACGCTGCGAAGGAGGCCACCGAAGCGCTGGCCGCGCAGAAGATGGCCGTATTGCCACAACTGTCCATCGAAGACCTTCGCCAGGTCTGCACGCAATACCGCTTCTTCACCATCGACTACATCAGCGACCTGGCCCTGCTGGTGGCAAAGCTTCCCTTCGGCGGGCTGCGGAGTCTGTTGAGCGAGATCCTGGCCGAGGAACTCGGTGAGGGTGACCCGGACAAGGCACATCCGGCCATCTACGACCGCTTCCTGGCGACCATCGGTGTGGAGCCGGCACAGCTGCACCGCTCGCTTCCGGCCAATCGCGCGAATCTTGATTCGCTGACGCGGCAGCTGTCGGCCCGCAGTTCGGCATTCGGTGTCGGGCTTCGCGGAATGGGCGGCGAATGCCTGTGCCAGACCTATCTTTCGGTCATGTTTGAGCACCTGCAGACCCATCCCTACATGCGCGAGCATGCCGATCGCATCGACTGGGAGTTCTGGACGATCCATACCGGCGAGCAGGACATCATCCACGGCGAGTTGACGCGCCAGGCCATCGACGACTACATCCGGCACGAACCCGGAGCGCTCTCTGAACTTGCCCAGGGTTACGAATGCAGCATCACCGCCTGGAACCAGTTCTGGCAGAACATATTCGACGCCTGCCGCACGCGCCCGGGATCGGTGTCATGA
- a CDS encoding VOC family protein, with protein sequence MSSIPQFHLAFPVRDLDEARGFYGDVIGCPQGRSDTNYQDFDFFGHHLVAHLGGDGQPLLDSRFDGEAVPVPHFGMNLDRQAWEALARRLKAAGIAFAEEPHLRLKGKPGQHVTMFLFDPSGNALEFKSFDDPEQTFIP encoded by the coding sequence ATGAGTTCGATCCCGCAGTTCCACCTGGCCTTTCCGGTGCGCGACCTCGACGAGGCGCGCGGCTTCTATGGCGACGTGATCGGTTGCCCGCAGGGCAGGAGCGACACCAACTACCAGGACTTCGATTTCTTCGGCCATCACCTGGTCGCGCACCTCGGCGGCGATGGCCAGCCGCTGCTGGACAGCCGCTTCGACGGCGAGGCCGTGCCGGTCCCGCACTTCGGCATGAACCTCGACCGCCAGGCATGGGAGGCGCTGGCCAGGCGCCTGAAAGCCGCTGGCATCGCCTTTGCCGAGGAGCCCCATCTGCGGCTGAAGGGCAAGCCGGGCCAGCACGTGACGATGTTTCTCTTCGATCCCTCGGGCAATGCGCTAGAGTTCAAGTCGTTCGACGACCCGGAACAGACCTTCATTCCCTGA